One stretch of Streptococcus australis DNA includes these proteins:
- the mecA gene encoding adaptor protein MecA, which translates to MKMKQISDTTLKITMTLDDLMDRGMEIADFLVPQEKTEEFFYAILDELEMPDNFLDSGMLSFRVTPKPDKVDVFVTKSKIDQNLDFDDLADLPDMEELAQMSPDEFLKTLEKSIAEKTKDDIEAIQSLEQVEAKEEEQEQADKETENKKEPYIYYILRFANLADLVAFAKTVNYQMETSELYKMNDHYYLTILVDVENHPSPYPAWLLARMREFADDSDISRSVLQEYGHILINHDAVFGLQKINS; encoded by the coding sequence ATGAAGATGAAACAAATTAGTGATACAACACTGAAAATCACGATGACTTTAGATGATTTGATGGATCGGGGAATGGAAATCGCAGACTTTCTCGTTCCTCAGGAAAAAACAGAAGAGTTTTTCTATGCTATTTTAGATGAATTGGAGATGCCAGACAATTTCTTGGATAGTGGCATGCTGAGTTTCCGTGTGACGCCAAAACCAGATAAGGTCGATGTCTTTGTGACCAAGTCCAAGATTGACCAGAACCTAGATTTTGATGATTTGGCGGACCTACCTGACATGGAAGAATTGGCCCAAATGTCGCCAGATGAATTTCTCAAGACGCTTGAAAAGAGTATCGCAGAGAAAACCAAGGATGATATAGAGGCTATTCAATCACTAGAACAAGTCGAGGCTAAGGAAGAGGAGCAAGAACAGGCTGACAAGGAGACTGAGAACAAGAAAGAACCTTATATCTACTATATTCTGCGTTTCGCAAATCTTGCAGACCTAGTTGCTTTTGCAAAGACGGTTAACTACCAGATGGAAACATCTGAACTCTATAAGATGAATGACCACTATTATTTGACAATCTTAGTCGATGTGGAAAACCATCCTAGTCCATATCCAGCCTGGCTCTTGGCTCGTATGCGTGAATTTGCTGACGACAGTGATATCAGTCGTTCGGTTTTACAAGAGTATGGTCACATCTTGATTAATCACGACGCTGTGTTTGGGCTTCAAAAAATTAATTCATAG
- a CDS encoding oligosaccharide flippase family protein, translating to MKNIKVNALASLLVNILNIVFPLITNPYLTRILSKSNYGYFNTANTWASFVIPLAAFGIYNYGIRAISKVKDNKNKINYVFSKLFYISVFTSLLTTGIYFLFIFFDTSIENLKVLYYILGAQALFQFLNIEWMNEAYENYAFILYKTLIIRITMLVAIFAFVKTADDIVPYAIVMTATTILNYLLSFLWIKREVSFVKIGFIELAKASKPLFTMLLLANANMLYTLLDRMFITKGPDENYISYYTIAYSIVMLIAGVLSGAISVSIPRLGYYLGKKDYNSYNYLVNQAASLFYFLMIPTSFGIMILGKYATVIYSSEKYLEAGIVTSVFAFRTIIWAIELILGKQIIFINDHENRLTAFYFAGGGANLLFNCILYINNIFAPEYYIATTIIAEAIVVLLEIHFIRKHQLINLKEIFVTLTRYGLISLGFIPIFYIFKMIFQISSYTVNLNMILMVLSTITTCGIYYLLTLFIAKDKTLHYALNLVLAKIKRN from the coding sequence ATGAAAAATATAAAAGTAAATGCCTTGGCTAGCTTGCTGGTCAATATTCTCAATATTGTTTTTCCACTGATAACCAACCCTTATCTGACGCGGATTCTCAGCAAATCTAACTACGGTTACTTCAATACTGCCAACACCTGGGCTAGCTTTGTCATTCCACTAGCTGCCTTTGGTATTTACAACTACGGGATTCGTGCTATCAGTAAGGTTAAGGACAACAAGAATAAAATCAACTATGTCTTTTCTAAGTTGTTTTATATCTCAGTTTTTACCTCTCTCCTGACGACTGGTATCTACTTCCTCTTTATCTTCTTTGACACCAGCATTGAGAACCTGAAAGTCCTCTACTACATCCTAGGAGCCCAGGCTCTCTTCCAATTCCTCAATATCGAATGGATGAACGAAGCCTATGAAAATTATGCCTTTATCCTTTACAAGACATTGATTATTCGGATTACCATGCTGGTCGCCATCTTTGCCTTTGTCAAAACTGCTGATGATATTGTTCCCTACGCTATCGTAATGACAGCGACCACTATCCTCAACTACCTCCTTAGTTTTCTTTGGATCAAGAGAGAAGTTTCCTTTGTCAAAATTGGTTTCATCGAGTTAGCTAAGGCTTCTAAACCACTCTTTACTATGCTTCTCTTGGCAAATGCCAATATGCTCTATACCTTGCTTGATAGAATGTTTATCACCAAGGGACCTGATGAAAACTACATTTCTTATTATACAATTGCCTATAGCATCGTTATGCTGATTGCAGGTGTCTTAAGTGGAGCTATCAGTGTCAGCATTCCACGTCTCGGCTACTACCTCGGGAAAAAGGATTACAATTCTTATAATTATCTTGTAAATCAAGCGGCATCATTATTCTATTTTCTCATGATTCCAACTAGTTTTGGGATTATGATTTTGGGAAAGTATGCAACGGTTATCTACTCTTCTGAAAAGTATCTTGAGGCAGGTATCGTGACCAGCGTCTTCGCCTTTCGAACCATTATCTGGGCTATTGAATTAATTCTTGGTAAGCAAATTATCTTTATCAATGACCACGAGAACCGCTTGACTGCTTTCTACTTTGCTGGTGGTGGAGCAAATCTCCTCTTCAACTGTATCTTGTATATCAATAATATTTTTGCCCCTGAATATTATATTGCTACTACCATTATTGCAGAAGCCATCGTTGTTCTCTTAGAAATTCATTTTATTAGGAAACACCAACTAATTAATTTAAAAGAAATCTTTGTGACCTTAACACGCTATGGTCTCATATCCCTTGGATTTATCCCAATCTTCTATATTTTCAAAATGATTTTCCAAATCAGTTCCTATACGGTGAACCTCAATATGATTCTCATGGTTCTCTCTACCATAACTACTTGTGGAATCTACTATCTCTTGACGCTTTTTATCGCCAAAGACAAAACATTACACTATGCACTCAATCTGGTACTTGCTAAAATCAAAAGAAACTAA
- a CDS encoding MBL fold metallo-hydrolase, with amino-acid sequence MKNKKLVKSVSYSLFAFLFVLVGLSQQVDANIITAGSGNRIHFINTKAKSGSDAILLESNGHYALIDMGEDYDFPDGSDPRYPSRWGISMKNYQVLEDRLIRHLDQVGVKKLDFILGTHVHSDHIGGADEILNRYQVDKFYLKKYSDDRITSHWGLWDNLFNYDNALRTAHKRGVTLIQNITDEDSHFKLGDMDIQLYNYKNEYDADGNLKKVRDDNSNSIVSVVTVAGKRIYLGGDLDNAEGAEDKLGPVIGKVDMMKWNHHYDATISNTINFLENLSPKMIIQTTGGDINVASTREYLQKKNIQVLRASSQTQDATVFDISDSGFANVSNLFPDIPVVDEKWYQEGGYWKYRLSDGEMAIGWKEIGGAIYFFNGKGQMQAGRWLHLNDDWGENAKGNDYYLNPNGKMQTGGWFKLDGSWYYIQSNGARRFSELSEIGGKKYLFAEDGKMLTGYQVFNGKKMFFSESGALQTAGKPLTWQKIDSDWYFYDEDGLKTIGKKNINGSTYYFNQEGVMQTGWAFVDGHWNYFASSGSMKTGWIKDQDTWYYLDKDGIMLTGKQEINSIRYYLNASGAMQTGWKWLENNWYYYANSGAMKTGWIKDNEKWYYLDQDGIMQTGKQEINGTRYYLNTSGAMQTGWQWLDKHWHYYADSGAMKTGWLKDQGTWYYLEDQEGIMLVGFQQVDGKQYYFSASGAMQTGWKWFDNHYRYFEANGAMKTGWIKDKGIWYYLNPEDGIMLVGLHKVNGDHYYFDESGAMQTGWKRIDGNWYYFQTDGSLLKNATTPDGYKVNEEGIWRQAVAAVNGEADQSEKKQEANSSIAEQPKQDSNLEANASDKKEKE; translated from the coding sequence ATGAAGAATAAAAAATTAGTTAAATCAGTCAGTTATAGTTTATTTGCTTTCCTTTTTGTGTTGGTTGGTTTATCGCAACAAGTTGATGCGAACATCATTACCGCTGGTTCGGGTAATCGTATCCATTTCATTAACACCAAGGCCAAGTCAGGAAGTGATGCCATCCTTCTAGAAAGTAATGGTCATTATGCCTTGATTGATATGGGGGAAGACTATGACTTTCCTGATGGGAGTGATCCACGCTATCCAAGTCGTTGGGGAATTTCCATGAAAAATTATCAAGTCTTGGAGGACCGTTTGATTCGCCATCTTGACCAAGTTGGAGTTAAAAAATTAGATTTTATTTTGGGAACCCATGTACATAGTGACCATATCGGCGGAGCAGATGAAATACTCAATCGTTACCAGGTTGATAAGTTTTATCTGAAAAAATATTCAGATGATCGGATCACCTCACACTGGGGACTCTGGGATAATCTTTTCAATTATGATAATGCTTTGAGAACTGCACACAAACGAGGAGTTACTCTTATTCAGAATATTACAGACGAGGATAGTCACTTTAAATTAGGTGATATGGATATCCAACTCTATAATTATAAAAATGAATATGATGCTGATGGTAACTTGAAAAAAGTTCGAGATGATAACTCAAACTCAATCGTTTCAGTGGTGACTGTGGCAGGAAAGAGAATCTACCTTGGTGGAGATTTGGATAATGCCGAAGGAGCGGAAGATAAGTTAGGCCCAGTTATCGGCAAGGTTGATATGATGAAATGGAATCATCATTATGATGCGACAATTTCAAATACGATTAATTTTCTTGAAAACCTATCTCCAAAGATGATTATTCAGACAACTGGTGGTGATATTAATGTTGCTTCAACCAGAGAATATCTCCAAAAGAAAAATATTCAAGTTCTCAGAGCTTCTAGTCAAACTCAAGATGCTACCGTTTTTGATATTAGTGATAGCGGATTTGCCAATGTTTCTAATCTCTTCCCGGACATCCCTGTAGTTGACGAAAAATGGTATCAAGAAGGTGGCTACTGGAAATATCGTTTAAGTGATGGAGAAATGGCTATCGGTTGGAAAGAGATTGGCGGAGCCATTTACTTCTTTAATGGAAAAGGACAGATGCAGGCAGGACGCTGGCTTCACCTTAATGACGATTGGGGAGAAAATGCCAAGGGAAATGACTACTATTTGAACCCAAATGGTAAAATGCAAACAGGCGGTTGGTTCAAGCTGGATGGTTCTTGGTATTATATCCAATCAAATGGCGCTAGACGATTTAGTGAGCTTTCTGAAATTGGAGGGAAGAAATATCTCTTTGCAGAAGATGGTAAGATGCTAACAGGATATCAAGTCTTTAATGGCAAGAAAATGTTCTTTAGCGAAAGTGGTGCACTCCAAACAGCAGGTAAACCTTTAACTTGGCAAAAGATTGATTCAGATTGGTATTTCTATGATGAGGATGGGCTAAAGACCATTGGTAAAAAGAATATCAATGGAAGCACATACTACTTTAATCAAGAAGGTGTGATGCAAACCGGTTGGGCCTTTGTTGATGGTCACTGGAACTATTTTGCAAGTTCAGGATCTATGAAAACAGGCTGGATCAAGGATCAGGATACTTGGTATTATCTGGATAAAGATGGTATCATGCTCACTGGAAAACAAGAAATCAACAGTATTCGTTACTACTTGAACGCTAGTGGTGCTATGCAAACGGGTTGGAAATGGCTAGAGAACAATTGGTATTACTATGCGAACTCAGGAGCTATGAAAACAGGCTGGATTAAGGATAATGAGAAATGGTATTATCTAGATCAAGATGGTATTATGCAGACTGGAAAACAAGAAATCAATGGTACGCGTTACTATTTGAATACCAGCGGTGCCATGCAAACAGGCTGGCAGTGGCTTGATAAACACTGGCATTACTATGCTGACTCAGGAGCTATGAAAACTGGTTGGTTGAAGGATCAAGGAACATGGTATTATCTTGAAGATCAGGAAGGTATCATGCTGGTCGGTTTCCAACAAGTAGATGGTAAGCAGTATTACTTTAGTGCATCAGGAGCTATGCAAACAGGCTGGAAATGGTTTGATAATCATTATCGTTACTTTGAAGCAAATGGAGCTATGAAAACAGGTTGGATAAAGGATAAAGGAATCTGGTATTATCTCAATCCTGAAGATGGCATCATGTTGGTTGGCCTTCATAAAGTAAATGGTGATCATTATTACTTTGATGAATCAGGAGCTATGCAGACCGGTTGGAAACGAATTGACGGTAATTGGTACTATTTCCAAACAGATGGTTCCTTGTTGAAAAATGCAACTACGCCTGATGGTTATAAGGTAAACGAGGAGGGCATTTGGAGACAGGCTGTTGCTGCTGTAAATGGCGAAGCAGATCAGTCAGAAAAGAAGCAAGAAGCTAATTCCTCTATTGCTGAACAGCCAAAACAAGATTCAAATCTAGAAGCGAATGCTTCTGACAAGAAAGAAAAAGAATAA
- a CDS encoding LicD family protein, whose amino-acid sequence MSERVLSLEEIKQVELDILKYLHELCEKHQIKYFIDFGTLLGAVRHKGFIPWDDDTDISLARDEFEKLYKVLKNENHPYYKLISFRETKGYPYSYMRVHDIRTRRDANLLDPTVVLGTCVDIFPYDGVVTEESDCKKMKLYKHFVRLSSLNFKGIKSENGGLKNLPRYIGSAIFRLSSPQTWNQKLENLALKYSVNQATDLTCTIFDPSFPEGIKKEWLYDLIDMPYENIVVKAPRKYHEILAYEFGADYMTPPPVEQQVPGTDKNYWID is encoded by the coding sequence ATGTCTGAGAGAGTTTTAAGTCTTGAAGAAATAAAACAAGTGGAGTTGGATATTTTAAAGTATCTACATGAACTATGTGAAAAGCATCAGATTAAATATTTTATTGATTTTGGAACCTTACTAGGAGCTGTCCGCCATAAAGGATTTATCCCTTGGGATGATGATACAGATATTTCTTTAGCGCGTGATGAATTTGAAAAACTGTATAAGGTTTTAAAAAATGAGAATCATCCCTACTACAAATTGATTTCATTTAGGGAGACAAAAGGCTATCCTTACAGTTATATGCGTGTCCATGATATTAGAACACGTAGAGATGCCAATCTTCTGGATCCGACAGTCGTATTGGGAACTTGTGTTGACATTTTTCCATACGATGGTGTCGTGACGGAGGAAAGTGATTGTAAGAAAATGAAGCTCTATAAACATTTTGTCCGCCTTTCATCTTTGAATTTCAAAGGAATTAAATCAGAAAATGGGGGGCTAAAAAATCTGCCTCGCTATATTGGATCAGCTATTTTTCGTCTAAGCTCTCCACAAACTTGGAATCAAAAATTAGAGAATCTTGCTTTGAAATATAGTGTAAATCAAGCTACAGATCTTACCTGTACGATATTTGATCCAAGCTTTCCAGAGGGAATCAAAAAAGAATGGCTCTATGATTTGATTGATATGCCATACGAAAACATCGTAGTGAAGGCTCCGAGAAAATACCATGAAATTCTTGCCTATGAATTTGGAGCAGATTATATGACTCCACCACCTGTTGAACAACAGGTTCCAGGAACTGATAAGAATTATTGGATTGATTAG
- a CDS encoding LicD family protein: protein MNFSKMDEYFEKSKLWIAYLFVFISILSMSSLVYKVANPLYKGLSAVVVLYICYTLLFKWKEITVDRKFLSLFGLLAGSHLLSAIFNRSGHLIGNVTEILFMVTYVLLFTMLQSGQLKKLFDWIAYTVQIISFSSAIFAFGLLVSRVLILFKIGEQSYYYGVMNGRLWGIVNPNASAIFSYISIILAMYLIQKGSKYSVYLKINNVIQLVCFATMQSRGASLSLLLMIGLYSFFATRGSIVKRFLTFIVAGLLVAATNIGLSYATSIYISSETATVFDLNKGQSYAETDSSVIKKNGELHLIETTPSGRTYIWKNAIKMGSAKPIFGYGVRNVPDYYTEYFSKFVIQNSLIGGNFHNIFVTIFVSSGILGLLSFVLILGYVIKRFLTYLIVSKKNTDKLIMILFFGILFGQLFESQIMYSTNFINIIFWLAIGYGLVVCKRDEEVRYQEVTDIGEIQQMELGIMEYIHEVCQKIGVKYFLAYGSLIGAVRHKGFIPWDDDMDICMLREDYEKLQDYLIAHPDERYEVMSYKTNLNYVYPFMKVQDNHTYLLEEDVRIDSNMGIYVDIFPVDGYEDDADFKNKMTKLIKKRQLSCYTFKGITNTKSLLNSLIRYISVVIFYFTNTNKYVEQIDELAKSRAVADYEQVDYLIYKDMNKPVWKREWLEQVIVGTFEGKEFMIPKHYHEILTSDYGEYMQLPPLEQRVSHHDFKLWKITKNSK, encoded by the coding sequence ATGAATTTTTCAAAAATGGATGAATACTTTGAAAAATCAAAACTATGGATTGCATATCTGTTTGTTTTTATTTCGATTTTAAGTATGAGTTCACTAGTTTATAAGGTAGCAAATCCCCTTTATAAAGGCTTATCAGCAGTTGTAGTGCTTTATATTTGCTACACCTTATTGTTTAAGTGGAAAGAAATCACAGTAGATCGCAAATTTCTATCCTTATTCGGACTCTTAGCTGGAAGCCATCTGCTATCTGCTATTTTCAATCGCTCTGGACATTTGATTGGGAATGTGACTGAAATTCTCTTCATGGTAACCTATGTTTTATTATTTACCATGTTACAATCGGGTCAACTCAAAAAATTATTTGACTGGATTGCCTATACAGTTCAAATCATTTCTTTCTCTTCCGCAATCTTTGCATTTGGTTTATTAGTAAGTAGAGTCCTTATCCTATTTAAGATTGGAGAGCAATCTTATTACTATGGTGTCATGAATGGACGTCTGTGGGGGATTGTCAATCCTAATGCTAGTGCGATTTTTTCATACATTAGTATTATTTTGGCTATGTATTTAATCCAAAAAGGAAGTAAATACTCCGTTTATCTAAAAATAAACAATGTGATTCAATTGGTTTGCTTTGCAACTATGCAAAGCCGAGGAGCTTCACTTTCTTTGCTCCTCATGATTGGACTCTATAGTTTCTTTGCTACAAGAGGGAGTATCGTTAAACGATTCCTCACTTTTATTGTTGCTGGTTTACTGGTTGCTGCAACCAATATTGGATTGAGTTATGCAACTTCAATTTATATCTCATCTGAAACTGCGACTGTTTTTGACTTAAACAAAGGACAGTCCTACGCTGAGACTGATTCGTCTGTTATCAAGAAGAATGGTGAACTCCATCTAATTGAAACAACACCAAGTGGTAGGACCTATATTTGGAAAAATGCCATCAAGATGGGAAGTGCAAAACCAATTTTTGGTTATGGTGTACGAAATGTTCCAGATTACTACACAGAATATTTCAGTAAATTTGTGATTCAAAATTCTCTCATTGGAGGGAACTTCCATAACATTTTTGTCACTATATTTGTTAGTTCTGGTATCCTAGGATTATTATCTTTCGTTCTTATATTGGGATATGTAATCAAGCGCTTTTTAACTTATTTGATTGTTTCCAAAAAAAATACTGACAAATTGATTATGATTCTCTTCTTCGGTATCTTGTTTGGTCAATTATTTGAAAGTCAGATTATGTATTCGACCAACTTTATTAATATCATCTTTTGGTTAGCGATTGGCTATGGGCTCGTAGTCTGCAAACGGGATGAAGAAGTTCGGTACCAAGAAGTAACAGATATCGGTGAAATTCAACAAATGGAACTTGGAATCATGGAGTATATTCATGAAGTTTGTCAGAAAATTGGGGTCAAGTATTTCTTAGCATATGGAAGTCTAATTGGTGCTGTTCGCCATAAAGGTTTCATTCCTTGGGATGATGACATGGATATCTGCATGCTAAGAGAAGATTATGAGAAACTACAAGATTACCTCATCGCTCATCCAGATGAACGTTATGAGGTCATGTCTTATAAAACTAATCTCAACTACGTCTATCCCTTCATGAAAGTGCAGGATAACCATACCTACTTGCTAGAAGAGGATGTTCGAATCGATTCCAATATGGGAATCTATGTAGATATTTTCCCTGTGGATGGTTATGAAGATGACGCAGATTTTAAAAATAAGATGACGAAACTGATAAAGAAACGTCAATTGAGTTGTTATACTTTTAAAGGAATTACAAACACAAAAAGTCTACTGAATTCTTTGATTCGTTATATTTCTGTTGTCATTTTCTATTTTACAAATACGAATAAGTATGTTGAGCAAATTGATGAGCTTGCTAAATCTAGAGCAGTTGCTGACTACGAGCAAGTTGATTATTTGATTTACAAGGATATGAATAAGCCAGTTTGGAAACGCGAGTGGTTGGAACAAGTGATTGTGGGAACGTTTGAAGGCAAGGAATTTATGATTCCAAAACACTACCATGAAATTTTGACCTCGGACTATGGAGAGTACATGCAATTGCCCCCTCTTGAACAAAGAGTATCTCACCATGATTTTAAACTGTGGAAAATCACTAAAAATTCTAAGTAA
- a CDS encoding glycosyltransferase family 2 protein — protein sequence MMGEKISVIVPVYNVEAYLERCVESILQQTYANFELILINDGSTDSSADICDNLASRHENVKVHHLENAGVSNARNTGIKLATGAWITFIDSDDFVSKDYLEILIGAVDDDESVGFTIASLHHIKNGIITDLPPYSRKKEIWSTEETMKELLITTKTSFFPVAKLFKRDLLADEKFNTSYHLAEDALFLTELLLKTRCSSVFIDKPIYYYDHREGSATTSVNQHVFDTIEVYQKIIDQVSQAFPNLKYELKNRECWSYITVYDKIIFTSSEQYQKEKVELRTWIIQHRREIWKDAYFTRFRKIAILSLVFSPWLYKKIVGLKN from the coding sequence ATGATGGGAGAAAAAATTAGCGTTATCGTTCCAGTCTACAATGTAGAAGCTTATCTGGAGAGATGTGTGGAGTCGATTCTTCAACAAACTTATGCCAATTTTGAACTAATCCTAATAAACGATGGATCAACAGATTCAAGTGCAGATATCTGTGACAATTTAGCCTCTCGGCATGAGAATGTCAAGGTTCATCATCTTGAAAATGCTGGAGTCTCAAATGCGAGAAATACGGGAATCAAGCTGGCGACTGGTGCTTGGATTACCTTTATTGATAGCGATGATTTCGTTAGTAAAGATTATCTGGAAATCTTGATTGGTGCAGTTGATGATGATGAGTCCGTAGGATTTACAATCGCTTCTTTGCACCATATTAAAAATGGAATCATAACAGATTTACCTCCGTATTCTAGAAAAAAGGAAATCTGGTCAACAGAAGAAACCATGAAGGAGTTACTGATAACTACGAAAACATCATTTTTTCCTGTCGCAAAACTGTTTAAGAGAGACCTGCTAGCGGATGAAAAATTTAATACAAGCTATCATCTAGCTGAAGATGCCTTGTTTTTGACAGAATTGTTGTTAAAGACAAGATGCAGTAGCGTATTTATTGACAAACCAATTTATTATTATGATCATCGTGAGGGAAGTGCGACAACATCTGTTAATCAGCATGTATTTGATACGATAGAAGTTTATCAGAAGATTATAGATCAAGTATCACAAGCTTTTCCTAATTTAAAATACGAATTGAAAAATAGAGAATGTTGGTCGTACATCACAGTTTACGATAAAATTATCTTTACCTCATCTGAACAGTATCAAAAGGAGAAAGTCGAATTAAGGACTTGGATCATTCAGCATAGACGCGAAATATGGAAGGATGCATACTTTACTAGATTTCGTAAGATAGCTATCTTGTCACTTGTATTTTCTCCATGGCTATATAAGAAAATTGTTGGATTAAAAAACTAA
- a CDS encoding LicD family protein, which translates to MSDLKAIQARSLEMAEYFVAFCKEHDLLCYLCGGGAIGALRNKGFIPWDDDLDFFMPRKDYEKLVELWPRYADERYFLSKSHKDFVDRNLFITIRDRETTCIKPYQKDLDLPHGLALDVLPLDYYPKNPAERKKQVRWALIYSLFCAQTVPEKHGAVMKCGSRILLGLTPKSLRYRIWKKAEKEMTKYSLAESDGITELCSGPGYMRNKYSIASFEDNLFLPFEGTEMPIPVGYDAYLSTAFGDYMTPPPADKQVPHHDAIIADMDKSYTEYKGEYGA; encoded by the coding sequence ATGAGTGATTTGAAAGCGATTCAGGCTCGTAGTCTGGAAATGGCTGAATATTTCGTCGCATTTTGTAAAGAACATGACTTGTTGTGCTATCTCTGTGGTGGAGGGGCTATTGGTGCCCTTCGCAACAAGGGCTTCATTCCTTGGGATGATGATCTAGATTTTTTCATGCCTCGCAAGGACTATGAAAAATTAGTTGAATTATGGCCTCGTTATGCAGATGAGCGGTATTTTTTGTCAAAGAGTCACAAGGATTTTGTCGATCGGAACCTTTTTATTACTATTCGTGATAGGGAAACAACTTGTATCAAGCCTTATCAGAAGGATTTAGATTTGCCACACGGTTTGGCTTTGGATGTTTTACCTTTAGATTACTATCCTAAAAATCCAGCTGAGCGTAAGAAACAAGTCCGCTGGGCCTTGATCTATTCACTCTTTTGCGCCCAAACTGTCCCAGAAAAGCATGGTGCAGTCATGAAATGTGGAAGTCGCATTTTACTCGGTTTGACGCCAAAATCTCTACGTTATCGCATTTGGAAAAAAGCTGAGAAAGAAATGACCAAGTACAGTCTAGCTGAGAGTGATGGAATCACGGAATTATGCTCAGGTCCTGGCTACATGCGAAACAAGTACTCAATCGCATCCTTTGAAGATAATCTCTTCTTGCCATTTGAAGGAACCGAGATGCCCATCCCAGTCGGTTATGATGCCTATCTCAGCACTGCTTTTGGGGATTATATGACACCACCACCAGCAGATAAGCAAGTACCGCATCATGATGCTATTATAGCAGACATGGACAAGAGTTACACAGAGTATAAGGGAGAATACGGAGCATGA
- a CDS encoding LCP family protein: MSKNSPLSHHEQLRYDYLFKNIHYLNDREKREFDYLKRKMDGESNSNEQEENRGTDLGIPQYSNQSRSNRHQKIPSLPKVKKKKPRRFFKRLLIWLLLLITCVAAGMIFMFLRGFQSTNSAKNPSNARAAQVEVFNGQDTRDGVNILILGTDGRIGQNSAETRTDSIMVLNVSGSDKKIKLVSFMRDNLVYIDGYSQVLGGKNQKDHKLNLAYELGEQDNKKGAELVRKVLKDNFDLDIKYYALVDFQAFATAIDTLFPDGVTIDAQFSTLNGQPLTEATVGDDLHATETESPTQTIRAGKQQMNGSTLLNYARFRDDDEGDYGRTRRQQQVMTAILQQIKDPTKLFTGSEALGKVFGMTSTNLPYSFLLTNGLSVIEGAQNGIEKLTVPELGDWVDAYDVYGGQGLLVDQNKYQTKLAQMGLR, translated from the coding sequence ATGAGTAAAAACAGCCCTTTAAGTCATCATGAGCAGTTACGCTATGACTATCTTTTTAAGAATATTCACTACCTAAATGACAGAGAAAAGAGAGAATTTGACTATCTGAAAAGAAAAATGGATGGCGAATCTAACTCTAATGAACAGGAAGAAAATCGAGGGACGGATCTTGGGATTCCACAATATTCCAACCAAAGTCGCTCGAATAGACATCAGAAAATTCCCTCTCTTCCAAAAGTGAAAAAGAAGAAACCAAGAAGATTTTTTAAACGACTTCTAATTTGGCTTTTATTGCTAATAACCTGTGTAGCTGCAGGCATGATTTTTATGTTTCTTCGAGGTTTCCAGTCCACAAATTCTGCCAAAAATCCTTCCAATGCACGGGCAGCTCAGGTTGAAGTTTTTAATGGTCAAGACACGAGAGATGGAGTCAATATCTTGATTCTGGGGACAGATGGACGGATTGGCCAAAACAGTGCTGAGACGCGAACGGATTCCATCATGGTTTTGAATGTAAGTGGTTCAGACAAAAAAATCAAACTGGTCAGTTTCATGCGGGACAATCTGGTTTATATAGATGGTTATAGTCAGGTTTTAGGAGGTAAAAATCAGAAAGATCATAAGTTAAATCTTGCTTATGAACTAGGTGAGCAGGACAATAAAAAAGGAGCTGAGTTGGTTCGTAAGGTCTTGAAGGATAACTTTGATCTGGACATAAAATATTACGCACTAGTAGACTTTCAAGCCTTTGCAACTGCGATTGACACTCTTTTCCCTGACGGAGTGACCATCGATGCTCAATTTTCAACTCTGAATGGTCAACCTCTGACAGAAGCTACAGTTGGAGATGACCTTCATGCGACAGAAACGGAATCACCAACTCAAACGATTCGTGCTGGCAAACAACAAATGAATGGCTCAACCTTACTTAACTATGCCCGCTTCCGTGATGATGATGAGGGAGACTATGGACGTACACGAAGACAGCAACAGGTCATGACAGCTATTCTTCAACAAATCAAGGACCCAACCAAACTCTTTACAGGTTCAGAGGCGCTTGGAAAGGTCTTTGGAATGACTTCAACCAATTTACCGTATAGCTTCTTGTTGACCAATGGTTTGTCAGTTATCGAAGGCGCACAGAATGGTATTGAAAAACTCACAGTGCCAGAACTTGGTGATTGGGTAGACGCTTATGATGTCTACGGAGGACAGGGTCTACTTGTCGACCAAAACAAATATCAGACTAAACTCGCTCAGATGGGCTTGAGATAA